In Trifolium pratense cultivar HEN17-A07 linkage group LG7, ARS_RC_1.1, whole genome shotgun sequence, a genomic segment contains:
- the LOC123895882 gene encoding uncharacterized protein LOC123895882 — MSSSQTSSPTKNDDTTPSYNSLPQQITIAYPLSTVFPDDIVKTKRTTPKKSSKRSQSTSRVPSESKKGGKCSKSKSTLKAVHTMRELYLDNPATANVDVNVEASDSSKKNLSLELDLTETLGLEKPRSAEKLGETSLENPDVVVDDIGANSKANLVSEMTIDENAGSGLDAANDATASEAHVDISASVVPDSPNSPVVPVNEKGTETTIPVDVITQDKGKTASMPDTSEANVIDVESLQFKGTSRAGISRRLRSNTGKDIATPSEATKTKIGPKKRWSKVTVPSESKKKIVKRKTVSSSDSDYEEDQDAGASPEASPLKSAKRKRMAPNVPSVPIDNVSFHCVENVNRWKFVVKRRIAIERNLNEEFLKCEDIMNLIEQAGLMKTVSELGKCYEKLTREFLVNIPADCDDPLSPEYLKVYVRGKCVDFSPAIINEYLGRSDDSAPELEISMHEICKTITGDKVRVWPRAGKLSAAKLTTKYALLNKIGAANWVPTTHSNSVATGLAKFIYAIGTGTVFDYGTHIFNATILHGSSTAVKMPIAFPTLICGIILSQHPDICTNSDVPVSRPSALTMDFRLLEGKHAADIAVASLKTPAVGMTKRQMIANLREVSNMLGEKKELVDGVIQALELEQSQANEDGVGPSHGAPHDDDLAGGDTVEEEMASDESPSI; from the coding sequence ATGTCGAGTTCTCAAACTTCTTCTCCTACAAAGAACGACGACACCACACCTTCATATAACTCTCTTCCTCAACAAATCACAATCGCCTATCCACTTTCAACGGTGTTTCCTGATGATATAGTGAAGACGAAGAGGACCACACCGAAGAAAAGCTCTAAACGAAGTCAATCGACTTCTCGTGTGCCGTCTGAATCGAAGAAAGGGGGTAAGTGTTCTAAATCTAAATCTACTCTTAAAGCGGTTCATACAATGCGTGAATTGTATCTTGATAATCCTGCTACTGCAAATGTTGATGTGAATGTTGAAGCATCTGATTCTAGTAAGAAGAATTTAAGTTTGGAATTGGATTTAACTGAAACCCTAGGATTAGAAAAACCTAGGTCTGCTGAGAAATTGGGGGAAACTTCCTTGGAAAACcctgatgttgttgttgatgatattgGCGCTAACTCTAAGGCCAATCTTGTGTCTGAGATGACAATTGATGAGAATGCAGGTTCTGGGCTAGATGCTGCaaatgatgctacagcatctgaAGCACATGTTGATATTAGTGCCTCTGTAGTCCCTGATTCACCAAACTCTCCTGTGGTTCCTGTTAATGAGAAAGGTACTGAAACCACCATCCCTGTTGATGTCATTACTCAGGATAAGGGTAAAACTGCAAGTATGCCTGATACAAGTGAGGCAAATGTAATTGATGTTGAAAGTCTCCAATTCAAGGGTACTTCTAGGGCTGGTATATCTAGGAGGCTGAGAAGTAATACAGGAAAGGATATAGCCACTCCTTCTGAAGCCaccaaaactaaaattggaccTAAGAAACGGTGGAGCAAGGTAACTGTACCCTCTGAAAGTAAGAAGAAGATTGTGAAGAGAAAAACTGTCTCTTCTAGTGACTCTGATTATGAGGAAGATCAAGATGCTGGAGCATCTCCTGAAGCATCTCCTCTGAAATCTGCCAAGAGAAAGAGAATGGCTCCTAATGTTCCATCTGTACCAATTGACAATGTCTCCTTCCACTGTGTTGAGAATGTTAACAGGTGGAAATTTGTGGTGAAAAGAAGAATAGCCATTGAAAGGAACCTTAATGAGGAATTCTTGAAATGTGAAGATATTATGAATCTAATTGAGCAAGCAGGGCTAATGAAAACTGTGTCTGAACTGGGAAAATGCTATGAAAAGCTGACAAGAGAATTCTTGGTGAACATCCCAGCTGACTGTGATGATCCTTTAAGCCCTGAATACTTAAAGGTGTATGTAAGAGGCAAATGTGTTGATTTCTCGCCAGCCATCATCAATGAATATCTGGGAAGAAGTGATGATTCTGCACCTGAGCTGGAGATCTCTATGCATGAAATTTGTAAGACTATAACTGGTGACAAGGTGAGAGTGTGGCCAAGAGCTGGCAAACTGTCTGCTGCAAAATTAACTACAAAATATGCTCTGCTGAACAAAATAGGTGCAGCAAACTGGGTCCCCACTACACACTCCAACAGTGTAGCTACAGGTTTGGCCAAGTTCATCTATGCCATAGGCACTGGTACTGTTTTTGATTATGGCActcatatttttaatgcaacAATTCTCCATGGCTCTTCCACTGCTGTAAAAATGCCAATAGCCTTTCCCACTCTGATCTGTGGTATTATCTTGTCTCAACATCCTGACATTTGCACTAACTCTGATGTGCCTGTCTCTAGACCCTCAGCTTTAACCATGGATTTTAGATTATTGGAAGGAAAACATGCTGCAGACATTGCTGTAGCATCTTTGAAGACACCAGCTGTAGGTATGACCAAGAGACAGATGATTGCTAATCTCAGGGAGGTTAGTAATATGCTAGGTGAGAAGAAGGAGCTGGTAGATGGTGTAATCCAAGCCTTGGAGCTTGAGCAGTCACAGGCAAATGAGGATGGAGTTGGTCCTTCCCATGGCGCTCCTCATGATGATGATCTTGCAGGTGGTGACACTGTAGAAGAGGAGATGGCCTCTGATGAAAGTCCCTCAATATGA